From Anopheles coluzzii chromosome 3, AcolN3, whole genome shotgun sequence, the proteins below share one genomic window:
- the LOC120959942 gene encoding importin subunit beta isoform X3 gives MMHIVQILEKTVSPDQDELLAAKNFLEQAASTNLADFLRALSDVLVYPGNSTVARMAAGLQLKNHLTSKDQTIKQQYQDRWRAFPEDVKEYIRKNILGTLGTEESRPSSAAQCVAYVAVADLPVHQWPDLMQKLVDNVVNEKSTEALRESTLEAIGYICQDINSEILEHQSNQILTAIIHGMRKSEPSNHVRLAATNALHNSLEFTKANFEETAERNYIMEVVCEATQSTDTQICVAALQCLVRILTLYYQHMEAYMAQALFPITLEAMKSENEQIALQGIEFWSNVSDEEIDLAIEAQEASETGRLPNRVSKYYARGALQYLVPVLMEKLTHQEEFDDEDDWNPAKSAGVCLMLLATCCGEEIVPHVLPFVNANIKSTNWRFRDAAVMVFGSILSALETDRLKPMLEQAMPTLIELMYDESVIVRDTCAWTFGRICEVIPEVAIKEVYLEPLLKALLNGLKAEPRVATNVCWAFTGLSDAAYEAVNIEDDPPQTYCLSKYFDFIITSLLEATDRPDGGQGNLRSSAYEALMEMVKNSPQDCYVSVQRTTMVILERINHVLQMESHISSHSDRHQFNDLQSLLCASLQSVLRKVDAKDAPQISDAIMVALLTMFSSSSGKVCGVQEDALMAVSTLVDLLGEEFIKYMDAFKEYLYMGLKSHQEYQVCCTAVGLAGDICRGLKSKILPYCDDIMTLLLQNLSNPNLHRSVKPQILTVFGDMALGIGPDFKKYLNVVLPMLAAATQVQIDQHDYDMIDYLNELRESVLEAYTGIVQGLKGSDKQPLEDVNALLPHVPFIVSYIVSIAKDSELSDGNIAIAAGLIGDMCGAFGPMMLQFVEDPSITELLNDGKNSRTNRTKTLAGWAMREIKRVKNLPVNSS, from the exons ATGATGCATATAGTGCAAATCCTCGAGAAGACCGTCTCGCCAG ATCAGGATGAGTTGCTTGCGGCGAAAAACTTCCTGGAACAGGCGGCCTCTACCAACTTGGCAGACTTCCTGCGGGCGCTGTCCGATGTGCTGGTGTACCCAGGCAACTCGACGGTCGCCCGTATGGCGGCCGGTTTGCAGCTAAAGAACCACCTGACGAGCAAAGATCAAACGATCAAGCAACAGTATCAAGACCGCTGGCGAGCATTTCCCGAGGATGTCAAAGAGTATATTCGAAAAAAT ATTCTCGGAACACTCGGTACGGAAGAATCGCGCCCTTCGTCAGCTGCTCAGTGCGTTGCGTACGTTGCCGTGGCAGATCTGCCCGTTCACCAGTGGCCCGACCTGATGCAAAAGCTCGTGGACAATGTGGTGAACGAAAAATCGACGGAAGCGCTGCGTGAATCGACCTTGGAAGCGATCGGATACATTTGCCAGGACATCAACTCGGAAATTCTGGAACACCAGTCAAACCAGATCCTTACCGCCATCATACACGGTATGCGCAAGTCGGAACCCTCCAACCACGTCCGGTTGGCGGCAACGAATGCGCTCCACAATTCGCTTGAATTCACAAAGGCCAACTTTGAGGAGACGGCGGAGCGGAACTATATCATGGAGGTGGTGTGTGAGGCGACGCAATCGACCGATACGCAGATCTGTGTGGCTGCGCTTCAGTGTCTGGTGCGCATTCTGACCCTCTACTATCAGCACATGGAGGCGTACATGGCGCAGGCCCTCTTCCCGATCACGCTCGAGGCGATGAAGTCGGAGAACGAACAGATCGCGTTGCAGGGCATCGAGTTCTGGTCGAACGTCAGCGACGAGGAGATTGATCTAGCGATCGAGGCCCAGGAGGCGTCCGAGACGGGTCGTTTGCCGAACCGCGTCTCGAAGTACTATGCCCGTGGTGCCCTGCAGTATCTGGTGCCCGTGCTGATGGAGAAACTGACCCATCAGGAGGAGttcgacgacgaggacgactgGAATCCGGCCAAATCGGCAGGCGTGTGCTTAATGCTGCTCGCCACGTGCTGCGGCGAAGAGATCGTGCCGCACGTGTTGCCGTTCGTGAACGCGAACATCAAATCGACAAACTGGCGCTTCCGGGATGCGGCCGTGATGGTGTTCGGTTCGATACTGAGCGCTCTCGAGACGGATCGATTGAAACCGATGCTCGAACAGGCAATGCCGACGCTAATTGAGCTGATGTACGATGAGAGTGTCATCGTGCGCGACACGTGCGCCTGGACATTCGGGCGCATCTGTGAGGTCATCCCGGAGGTGGCGATCAAGGAGGTGTATCTGGAGCCGCTGCTGAAGGCGCTTCTCAACGGTCTGAAGGCGGAACCGCGCGTAGCGACCAATGTTTGCTGGGCGTTCACCGGTCTGTCCGATGCTGCCTACGAGGCTGTCAACATCGAGGATGATCCGCCACAGACGTACTGTCTGTCGAAGTACTTCGATTTCATCATCACGAGCCTGCTGGAagcaaccgaccgaccggatGGTGGTCAGGGCAATCTGCGCTCCTCCGCTTACGAAGCGCTGATGGAGATGGTGAAAAACTCGCCGCAAGATTGCTACGTTTCGGTGCAGCGCACGACGATGGTGATTCTGGAGCGCATCAATCACGTGCTGCAGATGGAATCGCACATTTCCTCGCACAGTGATCGGCATCAATTCAACGACTTGCAGTCGCTGCTGTGCGCCTCGCTCCAGTCAGTGCTGCGCAAGGTAGACGCCAAGGATGCACCGCAAATTTCGGACGCCATCATGGTCGCACTGCTGACGATGTTCAGTTCCAGCTCGGGCAAAGTGTGCGGCGTCCAAGAGGATGCGTTGATGGCCGTCTCGACGCTGGTGGACCTGCTCGGTGAAGAGTTCATCAAGTATATGGATGCGTTCAAGGAATATCTGTACATGGGCCTCAAGAGCCACCAGGAGTATCAGGTGTGCTGTACGGCAGTTGGCCTGGCCGGAGACATTTGCCGAGGCTTGAAGAGTAAGATCCTGCCCTACTGTGACGACATCATGACGCTCTTGCTACAGAACCTAAGCAACCCGAACCTTCACCGCAGTGTCAAGCCGCAAATCTTAACCGTTTTCGGTGACATGGCGCTTGGTATTGGACCAGACTTCAAGAAGTATCTGAACGTTGTGCTGCCGATGCTTGCCGCAGCCACCCAGGTACAGATCGATCAACACGACTACGACATGATTGATTATTTGAACGAGCTGCGCGAAAGCGTGCTGGAAGCGTACACTGGCATTGTGCAGGGTCTGAAGGGCTCGGACAAGCAGCCATTGGAAGACGTTAACGCACTCCTGCCACACGTTCCGTTCATCGTCAGCTATATCGTCTCGATCGCGAAAGACTCGGAGCTTTCGGACGGCAACATTGCGATTGCGGCCGGACTCATTGGTGATATGTGTGGCGCGTTCGGGCCCATGATGTTGCAGTTTGTGGAAGATCCGAGCATCACCGAGCTGttgaacgatggcaaaaactCACGCACAAACCGCACGAAAACACTTGCCGGCTGGGCCATGCGGGAGATCAAGAGGGTGAAGAATTTGCCGGTGAACTCGAGTTG
- the LOC120959942 gene encoding importin subunit beta isoform X2, producing the protein MMHIVQILEKTVSPDQDELLAAKNFLEQAASTNLADFLRALSDVLVYPGNSTVARMAAGLQLKNHLTSKDQTIKQQYQDRWRAFPEDVKEYIRKNILGTLGTEESRPSSAAQCVAYVAVADLPVHQWPDLMQKLVDNVVNEKSTEALRESTLEAIGYICQDINSEILEHQSNQILTAIIHGMRKSEPSNHVRLAATNALHNSLEFTKANFEETAERNYIMEVVCEATQSTDTQICVAALQCLVRILTLYYQHMEAYMAQALFPITLEAMKSENEQIALQGIEFWSNVSDEEIDLAIEAQEASETGRLPNRVSKYYARGALQYLVPVLMEKLTHQEEFDDEDDWNPAKSAGVCLMLLATCCGEEIVPHVLPFVNANIKSTNWRFRDAAVMVFGSILSALETDRLKPMLEQAMPTLIELMYDESVIVRDTCAWTFGRICEVIPEVAIKEVYLEPLLKALLNGLKAEPRVATNVCWAFTGLSDAAYEAVNIEDDPPQTYCLSKYFDFIITSLLEATDRPDGGQGNLRSSAYEALMEMVKNSPQDCYVSVQRTTMVILERINHVLQMESHISSHSDRHQFNDLQSLLCASLQSVLRKVDAKDAPQISDAIMVALLTMFSSSSGKVCGVQEDALMAVSTLVDLLGEEFIKYMDAFKEYLYMGLKSHQEYQVCCTAVGLAGDICRGLKSKILPYCDDIMTLLLQNLSNPNLHRSVKPQILTVFGDMALGIGPDFKKYLNVVLPMLAAATQVQIDQHDYDMIDYLNELRESVLEAYTGIVQGLKGSDKQPLEDVNALLPHVPFIVSYIVSIAKDSELSDGNIAIAAGLIGDMCGAFGPMMLQFVEDPSITELLNDGKNSRTNRTKTLAGWAMREIKRVKNLPVNSSWK; encoded by the exons ATGATGCATATAGTGCAAATCCTCGAGAAGACCGTCTCGCCAG ATCAGGATGAGTTGCTTGCGGCGAAAAACTTCCTGGAACAGGCGGCCTCTACCAACTTGGCAGACTTCCTGCGGGCGCTGTCCGATGTGCTGGTGTACCCAGGCAACTCGACGGTCGCCCGTATGGCGGCCGGTTTGCAGCTAAAGAACCACCTGACGAGCAAAGATCAAACGATCAAGCAACAGTATCAAGACCGCTGGCGAGCATTTCCCGAGGATGTCAAAGAGTATATTCGAAAAAAT ATTCTCGGAACACTCGGTACGGAAGAATCGCGCCCTTCGTCAGCTGCTCAGTGCGTTGCGTACGTTGCCGTGGCAGATCTGCCCGTTCACCAGTGGCCCGACCTGATGCAAAAGCTCGTGGACAATGTGGTGAACGAAAAATCGACGGAAGCGCTGCGTGAATCGACCTTGGAAGCGATCGGATACATTTGCCAGGACATCAACTCGGAAATTCTGGAACACCAGTCAAACCAGATCCTTACCGCCATCATACACGGTATGCGCAAGTCGGAACCCTCCAACCACGTCCGGTTGGCGGCAACGAATGCGCTCCACAATTCGCTTGAATTCACAAAGGCCAACTTTGAGGAGACGGCGGAGCGGAACTATATCATGGAGGTGGTGTGTGAGGCGACGCAATCGACCGATACGCAGATCTGTGTGGCTGCGCTTCAGTGTCTGGTGCGCATTCTGACCCTCTACTATCAGCACATGGAGGCGTACATGGCGCAGGCCCTCTTCCCGATCACGCTCGAGGCGATGAAGTCGGAGAACGAACAGATCGCGTTGCAGGGCATCGAGTTCTGGTCGAACGTCAGCGACGAGGAGATTGATCTAGCGATCGAGGCCCAGGAGGCGTCCGAGACGGGTCGTTTGCCGAACCGCGTCTCGAAGTACTATGCCCGTGGTGCCCTGCAGTATCTGGTGCCCGTGCTGATGGAGAAACTGACCCATCAGGAGGAGttcgacgacgaggacgactgGAATCCGGCCAAATCGGCAGGCGTGTGCTTAATGCTGCTCGCCACGTGCTGCGGCGAAGAGATCGTGCCGCACGTGTTGCCGTTCGTGAACGCGAACATCAAATCGACAAACTGGCGCTTCCGGGATGCGGCCGTGATGGTGTTCGGTTCGATACTGAGCGCTCTCGAGACGGATCGATTGAAACCGATGCTCGAACAGGCAATGCCGACGCTAATTGAGCTGATGTACGATGAGAGTGTCATCGTGCGCGACACGTGCGCCTGGACATTCGGGCGCATCTGTGAGGTCATCCCGGAGGTGGCGATCAAGGAGGTGTATCTGGAGCCGCTGCTGAAGGCGCTTCTCAACGGTCTGAAGGCGGAACCGCGCGTAGCGACCAATGTTTGCTGGGCGTTCACCGGTCTGTCCGATGCTGCCTACGAGGCTGTCAACATCGAGGATGATCCGCCACAGACGTACTGTCTGTCGAAGTACTTCGATTTCATCATCACGAGCCTGCTGGAagcaaccgaccgaccggatGGTGGTCAGGGCAATCTGCGCTCCTCCGCTTACGAAGCGCTGATGGAGATGGTGAAAAACTCGCCGCAAGATTGCTACGTTTCGGTGCAGCGCACGACGATGGTGATTCTGGAGCGCATCAATCACGTGCTGCAGATGGAATCGCACATTTCCTCGCACAGTGATCGGCATCAATTCAACGACTTGCAGTCGCTGCTGTGCGCCTCGCTCCAGTCAGTGCTGCGCAAGGTAGACGCCAAGGATGCACCGCAAATTTCGGACGCCATCATGGTCGCACTGCTGACGATGTTCAGTTCCAGCTCGGGCAAAGTGTGCGGCGTCCAAGAGGATGCGTTGATGGCCGTCTCGACGCTGGTGGACCTGCTCGGTGAAGAGTTCATCAAGTATATGGATGCGTTCAAGGAATATCTGTACATGGGCCTCAAGAGCCACCAGGAGTATCAGGTGTGCTGTACGGCAGTTGGCCTGGCCGGAGACATTTGCCGAGGCTTGAAGAGTAAGATCCTGCCCTACTGTGACGACATCATGACGCTCTTGCTACAGAACCTAAGCAACCCGAACCTTCACCGCAGTGTCAAGCCGCAAATCTTAACCGTTTTCGGTGACATGGCGCTTGGTATTGGACCAGACTTCAAGAAGTATCTGAACGTTGTGCTGCCGATGCTTGCCGCAGCCACCCAGGTACAGATCGATCAACACGACTACGACATGATTGATTATTTGAACGAGCTGCGCGAAAGCGTGCTGGAAGCGTACACTGGCATTGTGCAGGGTCTGAAGGGCTCGGACAAGCAGCCATTGGAAGACGTTAACGCACTCCTGCCACACGTTCCGTTCATCGTCAGCTATATCGTCTCGATCGCGAAAGACTCGGAGCTTTCGGACGGCAACATTGCGATTGCGGCCGGACTCATTGGTGATATGTGTGGCGCGTTCGGGCCCATGATGTTGCAGTTTGTGGAAGATCCGAGCATCACCGAGCTGttgaacgatggcaaaaactCACGCACAAACCGCACGAAAACACTTGCCGGCTGGGCCATGCGGGAGATCAAGAGGGTGAAGAATTTGCCGGTGAACTCGAGTTG
- the LOC120959942 gene encoding importin subunit beta isoform X1, translating to MMHIVQILEKTVSPDQDELLAAKNFLEQAASTNLADFLRALSDVLVYPGNSTVARMAAGLQLKNHLTSKDQTIKQQYQDRWRAFPEDVKEYIRKNILGTLGTEESRPSSAAQCVAYVAVADLPVHQWPDLMQKLVDNVVNEKSTEALRESTLEAIGYICQDINSEILEHQSNQILTAIIHGMRKSEPSNHVRLAATNALHNSLEFTKANFEETAERNYIMEVVCEATQSTDTQICVAALQCLVRILTLYYQHMEAYMAQALFPITLEAMKSENEQIALQGIEFWSNVSDEEIDLAIEAQEASETGRLPNRVSKYYARGALQYLVPVLMEKLTHQEEFDDEDDWNPAKSAGVCLMLLATCCGEEIVPHVLPFVNANIKSTNWRFRDAAVMVFGSILSALETDRLKPMLEQAMPTLIELMYDESVIVRDTCAWTFGRICEVIPEVAIKEVYLEPLLKALLNGLKAEPRVATNVCWAFTGLSDAAYEAVNIEDDPPQTYCLSKYFDFIITSLLEATDRPDGGQGNLRSSAYEALMEMVKNSPQDCYVSVQRTTMVILERINHVLQMESHISSHSDRHQFNDLQSLLCASLQSVLRKVDAKDAPQISDAIMVALLTMFSSSSGKVCGVQEDALMAVSTLVDLLGEEFIKYMDAFKEYLYMGLKSHQEYQVCCTAVGLAGDICRGLKSKILPYCDDIMTLLLQNLSNPNLHRSVKPQILTVFGDMALGIGPDFKKYLNVVLPMLAAATQVQIDQHDYDMIDYLNELRESVLEAYTGIVQGLKGSDKQPLEDVNALLPHVPFIVSYIVSIAKDSELSDGNIAIAAGLIGDMCGAFGPMMLQFVEDPSITELLNDGKNSRTNRTKTLAGWAMREIKRVKNLPVNSSCINGNTISYANSSGATPTTTVPAT from the exons ATGATGCATATAGTGCAAATCCTCGAGAAGACCGTCTCGCCAG ATCAGGATGAGTTGCTTGCGGCGAAAAACTTCCTGGAACAGGCGGCCTCTACCAACTTGGCAGACTTCCTGCGGGCGCTGTCCGATGTGCTGGTGTACCCAGGCAACTCGACGGTCGCCCGTATGGCGGCCGGTTTGCAGCTAAAGAACCACCTGACGAGCAAAGATCAAACGATCAAGCAACAGTATCAAGACCGCTGGCGAGCATTTCCCGAGGATGTCAAAGAGTATATTCGAAAAAAT ATTCTCGGAACACTCGGTACGGAAGAATCGCGCCCTTCGTCAGCTGCTCAGTGCGTTGCGTACGTTGCCGTGGCAGATCTGCCCGTTCACCAGTGGCCCGACCTGATGCAAAAGCTCGTGGACAATGTGGTGAACGAAAAATCGACGGAAGCGCTGCGTGAATCGACCTTGGAAGCGATCGGATACATTTGCCAGGACATCAACTCGGAAATTCTGGAACACCAGTCAAACCAGATCCTTACCGCCATCATACACGGTATGCGCAAGTCGGAACCCTCCAACCACGTCCGGTTGGCGGCAACGAATGCGCTCCACAATTCGCTTGAATTCACAAAGGCCAACTTTGAGGAGACGGCGGAGCGGAACTATATCATGGAGGTGGTGTGTGAGGCGACGCAATCGACCGATACGCAGATCTGTGTGGCTGCGCTTCAGTGTCTGGTGCGCATTCTGACCCTCTACTATCAGCACATGGAGGCGTACATGGCGCAGGCCCTCTTCCCGATCACGCTCGAGGCGATGAAGTCGGAGAACGAACAGATCGCGTTGCAGGGCATCGAGTTCTGGTCGAACGTCAGCGACGAGGAGATTGATCTAGCGATCGAGGCCCAGGAGGCGTCCGAGACGGGTCGTTTGCCGAACCGCGTCTCGAAGTACTATGCCCGTGGTGCCCTGCAGTATCTGGTGCCCGTGCTGATGGAGAAACTGACCCATCAGGAGGAGttcgacgacgaggacgactgGAATCCGGCCAAATCGGCAGGCGTGTGCTTAATGCTGCTCGCCACGTGCTGCGGCGAAGAGATCGTGCCGCACGTGTTGCCGTTCGTGAACGCGAACATCAAATCGACAAACTGGCGCTTCCGGGATGCGGCCGTGATGGTGTTCGGTTCGATACTGAGCGCTCTCGAGACGGATCGATTGAAACCGATGCTCGAACAGGCAATGCCGACGCTAATTGAGCTGATGTACGATGAGAGTGTCATCGTGCGCGACACGTGCGCCTGGACATTCGGGCGCATCTGTGAGGTCATCCCGGAGGTGGCGATCAAGGAGGTGTATCTGGAGCCGCTGCTGAAGGCGCTTCTCAACGGTCTGAAGGCGGAACCGCGCGTAGCGACCAATGTTTGCTGGGCGTTCACCGGTCTGTCCGATGCTGCCTACGAGGCTGTCAACATCGAGGATGATCCGCCACAGACGTACTGTCTGTCGAAGTACTTCGATTTCATCATCACGAGCCTGCTGGAagcaaccgaccgaccggatGGTGGTCAGGGCAATCTGCGCTCCTCCGCTTACGAAGCGCTGATGGAGATGGTGAAAAACTCGCCGCAAGATTGCTACGTTTCGGTGCAGCGCACGACGATGGTGATTCTGGAGCGCATCAATCACGTGCTGCAGATGGAATCGCACATTTCCTCGCACAGTGATCGGCATCAATTCAACGACTTGCAGTCGCTGCTGTGCGCCTCGCTCCAGTCAGTGCTGCGCAAGGTAGACGCCAAGGATGCACCGCAAATTTCGGACGCCATCATGGTCGCACTGCTGACGATGTTCAGTTCCAGCTCGGGCAAAGTGTGCGGCGTCCAAGAGGATGCGTTGATGGCCGTCTCGACGCTGGTGGACCTGCTCGGTGAAGAGTTCATCAAGTATATGGATGCGTTCAAGGAATATCTGTACATGGGCCTCAAGAGCCACCAGGAGTATCAGGTGTGCTGTACGGCAGTTGGCCTGGCCGGAGACATTTGCCGAGGCTTGAAGAGTAAGATCCTGCCCTACTGTGACGACATCATGACGCTCTTGCTACAGAACCTAAGCAACCCGAACCTTCACCGCAGTGTCAAGCCGCAAATCTTAACCGTTTTCGGTGACATGGCGCTTGGTATTGGACCAGACTTCAAGAAGTATCTGAACGTTGTGCTGCCGATGCTTGCCGCAGCCACCCAGGTACAGATCGATCAACACGACTACGACATGATTGATTATTTGAACGAGCTGCGCGAAAGCGTGCTGGAAGCGTACACTGGCATTGTGCAGGGTCTGAAGGGCTCGGACAAGCAGCCATTGGAAGACGTTAACGCACTCCTGCCACACGTTCCGTTCATCGTCAGCTATATCGTCTCGATCGCGAAAGACTCGGAGCTTTCGGACGGCAACATTGCGATTGCGGCCGGACTCATTGGTGATATGTGTGGCGCGTTCGGGCCCATGATGTTGCAGTTTGTGGAAGATCCGAGCATCACCGAGCTGttgaacgatggcaaaaactCACGCACAAACCGCACGAAAACACTTGCCGGCTGGGCCATGCGGGAGATCAAGAGGGTGAAGAATTTGCCGGTGAACTCGAGTTG